The following are from one region of the Salvia splendens isolate huo1 chromosome 2, SspV2, whole genome shotgun sequence genome:
- the LOC121778137 gene encoding uncharacterized protein LOC121778137, translating to MTISGLEPLPSPSTSTDPSSIMLEQILTAMARMESRLEARIDARLEALDRGAAKAVAPPRPDPDPPSGGLQQFGQQPVFAQAARGTQAGAPRLGIGDPSGSSYAGILPNPNMGLNSWANPTAPRSSAWDPPGARPECAPARQPTAWDNPAARQYGGPQFEQASQFKMHQPRFDGSEAASWISRVQYYFEHLLMPEEHRLHYVIMLFDPPASEWVFNYRANNPQARWTDFLEDEYILLPIYVEGLRQPIKNQVKHQSPASVAAAMALAIEYDSCVEQPSIPSGGPRRPWQNRDPRPLGQPPQPSALPTPSNPPIRSAQSRGSEYPRMPVVRLTAAERAERTKLGLCWYCPEKWVAGHSCRGRFLVYMGADMESDEESDECQEDHQDPPVISADLSHIYTLDGRQREDDIELRGLIGDLSVRILVDTGSSHNFLHPDIAERLDMPLKRIRPFRVYVGNEESLLCTYASIQTRVVIQKHVFLVDLHILPIHGPEVILGRIWLKQMRRVTSDYIEGTLEFSRNGKKVCLKLVPPSTEEVSLKTFSTLLSLQGEAELLEIIQVPTADGPVEPDDNTLVFPADLPEEIRSVLEANTTVFGLHSGMPPKRQFDHKIHLLPHTKPVNVRPYRKKDGSFRFCIDYRALNAATVPDHFPIPTTDELFDELGAARFFTKLDLRSGYHQIRMSEDDVFKTAFRTHDDHFEFLVMPFGLTNAPSTFQAAMNAIFRPLLLQSVIVFFDDILIYSPSLPAHVRHVHKVLSILNTHHFFVKMSKCTFACSTVEYLGHLISEGNLKADPAKIEAMVVWPVPTTVKQLRGFLGLTGYYRRFIEHYASIAGPLTDLLKKDSFGWSPTAAESFVALKKAMSSASVLRLPNFDRTFYLETDASDFGIGAVLL from the exons ATGACGATCAGCGGCCTTGAACCGCTACCGTCGCCTTCTACATCCACGGACCCCAGTTCGATCATGCTGGAGCAGATACTGACGGCCATGGCTCGCATGGAGTCGCGACTAGAGGCGCGAATAGACGCGCGGCTTGAAGCATTGGACCGCGGCGCGGCAAAGGCGGTTGCACCGCCGAGACCTGATCCGGACCCACCATCGGGAGGCCTGCAGCAGTTCGGCCAACAGCCGGTGTTTGCACAGGCAGCCAGAGGGACACAGGCCGGGGCGCCACGGCTGGGGATAGGCGACCCGTCGGGCAGCAGCTACGCAGGGATCTTGCCAAACCCTAACATGGGGTTGAATTCTTGGGCGAATCCTACCGCACCGAGGTCTTCCGCGTGGGATCCACCAGGGGCCAGGCCAGAGTGCGCACCTGCTAGACAACCAACAGCTTGGGATAATCCGGCGGCTAGACAGTACGGGGGGCCACAGTTCGAGCAGGCGAGCCAATTCAAGATGCATCAGCCGCGATTTGACGGCTCGGAGGCGGCGAGTTGGATCTCAAGGGTGCAATATTATTTCGAGCACTTGCTAATGCCGGAGGAGCACAGATTGCACTATGTTATTATGTTGTTCGACCCGCCTGCCTCAGAATGGGTGTTCAACTATCGGGCGAATAATCCACAGGCAAGATGGACGGATTTCTTGGAGGAT GAATACATTTTGTTACCAATTTACGTGGAAGGCCTTCGGCAGCCAATTAAGAACCAGGTGAAACATCAGAGTCCGGCGTCGGTTGCAGCAGCAATGGCCTTGGCGATCGAGTATGACAGTTGTGTGGAACAACCGTCGATACCATCTGGGGGACCCCGTCGTCCATGGCAGAATCGCGATCCGCGGCCGCTAGGACAACCGCCACAACCATCGGCgttgccaactccctccaaccCGCCGATTCGATCCGCCCAGTCCCGAGGTTCAGAATATCCCCGAATGCCGGTAGTCCGCTTGACGGCAGCCGAACGAGCAGAGCGCACTAAGCTGGGCTTATGCTGGTACTGCCCTGAAAAGTGGGTGGCGGGACATTCCTGCAGAGGTCGGTTTTTGGTGTACATGGGGGCAGACATGGAGTCAGACGAGGAATCGGATGAGTGCCAGGAGGATCATCAGGATCCACCGGTCATATCGGCGGACTTGTCCCACATTTATACGTTGGATGGCCGTCAGAGGGAGGACGACATCGAATTGCGCGGGCTAATTGGCGACTTGTCCGTCAGAATTTTGGTTGATACGGGGAGCTCGCACAATTTTCTGCACCCGGACATTGCAGAGAGGTTAGACATGCCATTGAAGCGGATAAGACCCTTCCGTGTATATGTCGGAAACGAAGAATCGTTATTATGTACTTACGCGAGTATTCAAACCAGAGTGGTGATTCAAAAACACGTGTTTCTAGTCGATTTACACATTTTGCCGATACACGGGCCGGAGGTGATATTAGGGAGAATTTGGCTGAAACAGATGCGCAGGGTGACGAGCGACTACATCGAGGGGACATTGGAGTTCTCACGAAATGGTAAAAAAGTGTGTCTTAAGCTCGTTCCACCATCAACAGAAGAGGTCTCGTTAAAGACTTTCTCCACATTATTATCCCTACAAGGCGAGGCAGAGTTGTTGGAAATCATACAAGTTCCGACGGCAGACGGTCCCGTGGAGCCAGATGACAACACACTAGTGTTTCCGGCTGACCTCCCAGAGGAGATACGAAGTGTCCTGGAAGCCAACACGACAGTTTTTGGCCTCCATTCCGGCATGCCACCGAAACGGCAGTTTGACCACAAGATCCATCTCCTGCCACATACTAAACCGGTGAACGTGCGACCTTATCG GAAGAAGGACGGATCCTTTCGATTCTGCATTGACTATAGGGCGTTGAACGCGGCAACTGTGCCTGACCACTTCCCCATACCAACGACGGATGAGTTGTTCGATGAGTTGGGTGCGGCCAGATTCTTCACCAAACTGGACTTGCGCTCCGGTTATCATCAAATCCGTATGAGTGAGGACGACGTTTTTAAAACAGCATTTCGCACACACGACGACCATTTTGAGTTCCTAGTAATGCCATTCGGGTTAACAAACGCACCGTCGACTTTCCAGGCGGCCATGAATGCGATTTTCAGACCCCTCCTGCTCCAGTCAGTAATAGTCTTTTTTGACGATATCCTCATCTACAGCCCATCCCTCCCGGCACACGTCCGCCATGTTCACAAGGTCCTATCTATCCTCAACACTCACCACTTCTTTGTGAAGATGTCTAAGTGCACGTTCGCCTGCTCTACGGTCGAATACTTGGGGCATCTAATCTCGGAGGGCAACCTAAAGGCGGATCCGGCTAAAATTGAAGCTATGGTGGTCTGGCCAGTTCCAACAACGGTGAAACAGTTGCGTGGTTTTTTGGGGCTGACAGGGTACTACCGCCGTTTCATCGAACATTATGCGTCCATCGCGGGGCCTTTGACAGATCTATTGAAGAAAGACAGCTTTGGGTGGTCCCCGACAGCGGCCGAGAGTTTTGTGGCCTTGAAAAAGGCGATGTCATCAGCATCGGTCCTTCGCCTACCGAATTTTGACCGCACGTTTTACTTGGAGACGGACGCGTCAGATTTTGGGATAGGAGCAGTTTTGCTTTAG